One Flexivirga aerilata DNA segment encodes these proteins:
- a CDS encoding AAA family ATPase, which yields MTTCARCGAEVPDAARFCSACGAAVAGGDQQAPVRKHVVILFCDLVGSTALGEGADPEVLRGRLARYFDAVSAVIWHHGGTVEKFIGDAVMAVFGVPSSREDDGARAVRAAIGIHQAVAALPDALHVRIGVNSGEVFVTHQPDGQFSVTGDAVNTAQRLESAAGIDETYVGDTVAELLGDAVVLDEVGEILHKGKSAPQLVYRVAAGQTPRDRVREPAFVGRAAELADLASIADRSAQRRQGWLLTYVGDAGIGKSRMIREFARNRDELRVVVGRCDPMSTGAFAPLASWLADLAPDWQAYVGRLLGDAAPPVLQRLRSAAGVSEAQTSSDDVAWAVRQVLEALCAESPVVSVWDDLHWATEAQLDLLELLAAASRSLPVLTVCLSRPDLFEHRPRWGGGRKSRVEDVEPLDFEDMLEIAADRIAVQATDLPATAEDLVDRADGNPQVVQLLAQNAATGGGLPASVAQLYEAALDRLSADERTLVEVGSVAGREFALVDVDHTAALRDLHEVAETLRARGLLELTSSGDYRFSQSVLMQTAYRSMPKRRRAERHAALAADLETRRRDSHAVSLAASHYDRAHALLAEIGDTGAEREAARQRALATGIRALDDRYARGESHLADGYQHLATLLHRDDDLVFRVGWRLMLTAQRDQRDAMPDATLTPLDAVLDGDPQWVTVREAITTFWTLGLGRARPSVARERAHALVAAAEADPAMSADGRLAVLLFAAQAYADAQAFGECIEVLRPMRALAPADDVVTARVIDNFEIQVLWIGDASVGQAVEVAERMRADLAGVAFQLVTVNAILAAGYAVMGDTVRSDAAWRAAQDSLSPDAVLPAQFPRHYRQVALAARGAHDEAAQEYDAMSAAAEPISALWACGWAADASGSWIRAGRLDRARAAAGRASRLVQDAFAERVQPRLAVVSAVEAALRREAAAARHALSVSRGAVDRDLLWNRAESAVDRAIVETVLGHTDAAATAAEEARAAYLAKGATAMSEQVDTWLANAAKLRQSTR from the coding sequence GTGACCACCTGTGCGCGCTGCGGAGCCGAGGTGCCGGACGCCGCGCGCTTCTGCTCGGCCTGCGGCGCCGCCGTCGCCGGGGGCGATCAACAGGCGCCGGTGCGCAAGCACGTGGTCATCCTCTTCTGCGACCTCGTCGGGTCGACGGCGCTGGGCGAAGGTGCCGACCCCGAGGTGCTGCGCGGTCGCCTGGCCCGCTACTTCGACGCCGTGTCGGCGGTGATCTGGCACCACGGCGGCACCGTCGAGAAGTTCATCGGCGATGCCGTGATGGCTGTTTTCGGCGTGCCGAGCAGCCGCGAAGACGACGGCGCCCGCGCGGTCCGCGCGGCGATCGGCATACATCAGGCGGTCGCCGCACTGCCCGATGCACTCCACGTGCGCATCGGGGTCAACAGCGGCGAGGTGTTCGTCACCCATCAGCCGGACGGGCAGTTCTCGGTCACCGGTGACGCGGTCAACACCGCGCAACGTCTGGAGTCTGCGGCCGGCATCGACGAGACGTATGTCGGGGACACCGTCGCCGAGCTCCTCGGGGACGCAGTGGTGCTCGACGAGGTGGGCGAGATCCTGCACAAGGGCAAATCGGCGCCGCAACTGGTCTATCGCGTCGCGGCCGGCCAGACTCCCCGCGACCGCGTGCGCGAACCCGCGTTCGTCGGGAGGGCCGCCGAACTGGCCGATCTCGCCTCCATCGCCGACCGGTCGGCACAGCGTCGCCAGGGCTGGTTGTTGACGTATGTCGGGGACGCCGGCATCGGCAAATCGCGGATGATCCGAGAATTTGCAAGAAACAGAGACGAATTGCGAGTCGTCGTCGGCCGCTGCGACCCGATGAGCACCGGGGCGTTCGCGCCGCTCGCCAGCTGGCTCGCCGATCTCGCCCCGGACTGGCAGGCGTATGTCGGGCGGTTGCTCGGCGACGCCGCGCCGCCGGTGCTGCAGCGGCTGCGGTCCGCCGCCGGCGTGTCGGAGGCGCAGACCTCGTCCGACGACGTCGCGTGGGCGGTGCGACAGGTGCTGGAGGCGCTGTGCGCCGAGTCTCCGGTCGTCTCGGTGTGGGATGACCTGCACTGGGCGACCGAGGCGCAACTCGACCTGCTCGAACTCCTCGCGGCCGCGAGCCGGTCGCTGCCGGTGCTCACCGTGTGCCTCTCACGCCCGGACCTTTTCGAACATCGCCCGCGATGGGGAGGCGGTCGCAAGTCGCGCGTCGAGGACGTCGAACCCCTCGACTTCGAGGACATGCTCGAGATCGCTGCCGATCGGATCGCCGTGCAGGCGACCGACCTCCCGGCCACCGCCGAGGACCTCGTCGACCGGGCGGACGGCAATCCCCAGGTGGTGCAGCTGCTCGCGCAGAACGCTGCGACCGGTGGCGGACTGCCGGCATCGGTCGCGCAGCTCTACGAGGCCGCGCTCGACCGGCTTTCCGCCGACGAGCGGACCTTGGTCGAGGTCGGCTCGGTGGCCGGCCGCGAGTTCGCGCTGGTGGACGTTGATCACACGGCGGCTCTGCGCGACCTGCACGAGGTCGCCGAAACCCTGCGCGCGCGTGGGCTTCTCGAGCTCACATCGTCCGGCGACTACCGCTTCTCCCAGTCCGTGCTCATGCAGACCGCCTACCGGTCGATGCCCAAGCGGAGGCGCGCCGAGCGGCACGCAGCGCTCGCCGCGGACCTCGAAACCCGACGCCGCGACAGTCACGCGGTGTCACTGGCGGCCTCCCACTACGACCGCGCTCACGCGCTACTTGCCGAGATCGGCGACACCGGTGCCGAGCGCGAGGCCGCTCGGCAGCGTGCGCTGGCCACCGGCATACGGGCACTGGACGATCGCTATGCCCGGGGCGAGAGCCACCTTGCCGACGGCTATCAGCACCTCGCCACGCTGCTGCACCGTGATGACGACCTCGTCTTCCGCGTCGGCTGGCGGCTGATGCTGACCGCCCAGCGCGATCAGCGGGACGCGATGCCCGATGCCACGCTGACCCCACTGGATGCCGTGCTCGACGGCGATCCCCAGTGGGTGACGGTGCGCGAGGCGATCACCACCTTCTGGACCCTCGGTCTCGGGCGGGCCCGGCCGTCCGTCGCGCGCGAACGCGCACATGCACTCGTCGCGGCCGCCGAGGCCGACCCCGCAATGTCCGCCGACGGCCGGCTCGCCGTCCTGCTCTTCGCCGCCCAGGCCTACGCGGACGCACAGGCCTTCGGTGAGTGCATCGAGGTGCTGCGCCCGATGCGTGCGCTCGCGCCCGCCGACGATGTCGTCACCGCGCGCGTGATCGACAACTTCGAGATCCAGGTGCTCTGGATCGGTGACGCGTCCGTCGGGCAGGCCGTCGAGGTCGCCGAGCGGATGCGCGCCGACCTCGCCGGTGTCGCCTTCCAGCTCGTGACCGTCAACGCGATCCTCGCCGCCGGCTACGCGGTGATGGGGGACACCGTCCGGTCGGACGCGGCCTGGCGCGCCGCGCAGGACAGCCTGTCGCCCGACGCGGTGCTGCCCGCGCAGTTCCCGCGGCACTATCGCCAGGTGGCGCTGGCCGCACGCGGCGCACACGACGAGGCGGCCCAGGAGTATGACGCGATGAGCGCCGCGGCCGAGCCGATCTCGGCGCTGTGGGCCTGCGGCTGGGCCGCCGATGCGAGCGGGTCGTGGATTCGGGCCGGCCGCCTCGACCGGGCGCGCGCGGCGGCCGGTCGCGCCTCGCGACTCGTCCAGGATGCCTTCGCCGAGCGGGTGCAGCCGCGGCTGGCCGTGGTCTCCGCCGTCGAAGCTGCACTGCGTCGCGAGGCCGCGGCTGCCCGGCACGCGCTCAGCGTCAGCCGAGGAGCGGTCGACCGCGACCTGCTCTGGAATCGGGCGGAGTCGGCGGTCGACCGGGCCATCGTCGAGACCGTGCTGGGGCACACCGATGCCGCCGCGACTGCCGCGGAGGAGGCTCGGGCGGCATACCTCGCCAAGGGCGCGACCGCCATGTCCGAGCAGGTCGACACCTGGCTCGCCAACGCGGCGAAGCTGCGACAGAGCACGCGGTGA
- a CDS encoding adenylate/guanylate cyclase domain-containing protein, translated as MITCARCGFQSPVGTRFCPNCGAALAQGGLQAPVRKHVVILFVDIVGSTSLGESIDPEALRASLARYFDAVSKVVWKYGGTVEKFIGDAVMAVFGVPATREDDATRAVQAATEIHSAVKEVSGRMQAQLGQSLRVRIGINSGEVFVTHQPDGQFSVTGDAVNVAARLEAAAGPGETYVGDTVADLAGPTVTLDYVGPITHKGKTEPQDVYKVSESGTRHGVLRRTPFAGREIELRDLGAIADRSLRYSQGWFLTYVGEPGIGKNRLVSHFLDERDGMRVLRGTAQPLATDGSYGPLAKLLSAIGDDWPDIVTGMFDDPTATAIVRRLKSATARSEETTSTDDIVWAVRKVLSRLALAGPIAVVWKDIEWASDPMLDLIEQLVEPLRTYPVLTICTARPELFERRPMWGGGQQSRVEPVDALDAAALREMASERMPELEAAAKESGQSVDVSLNALIRRSDGNPQVFQVLLECMCDGEELPVSVHTLFEATLDRLTPMERAFCEVGSVLGREFYAEAVGPVRTASPDPADDGNDVAGRLRQLNILEFGDQDTSGFTRYQFVQSMLMETAYRTQARQVRSERHVRAADWLAANAERLDGSQRQAIAEHLRQAYDEIAAVSADLDLVNGIRDRAAQAGFQAAEELDLRGEPGARESYLDLLPLYANGDPRLHDVAHRAFMRTDHIEMSEIEEIVQLLDRKLVESPAWLVHREAMLLAGRLQTGVTLPLDGIDVATELVGASSSFADLEGLRFDAGWARVLAYGLAGRMSEGLTEVGRLSDLAEEAGDRPVRRRLTFARVEYGMWSDEPVTTVLEDVDQALAAAGAQRDRILSLLPMRVWLRAMRGDRTGATADWDRVLELSSGADYLARETDRWAMALYSFGDAAGAADALQESLPLLTPIAQLDNSLWIVRLRMRAGDFAGALEVFDGDLEAPTLEDDGYSPGLRDSVTGLLLAATGREDLARARLQQARDGTRGMSMPITLAERDIDEAMALRLLGDEPAARLAQERAASAYDRKGATAMARNVDTWLSVTDTLKGDTDAHPHA; from the coding sequence GTGATCACCTGTGCGCGCTGCGGATTCCAGTCGCCGGTGGGGACCAGGTTCTGCCCCAACTGCGGCGCCGCACTCGCCCAGGGCGGCCTGCAGGCGCCGGTGCGCAAGCACGTGGTCATCCTCTTCGTCGACATCGTCGGCTCCACCAGCCTCGGCGAGTCCATCGACCCGGAAGCGTTGCGTGCCAGCCTCGCTCGCTATTTCGACGCGGTCTCCAAGGTCGTCTGGAAGTACGGCGGCACCGTCGAGAAGTTCATCGGCGACGCCGTCATGGCCGTCTTCGGCGTCCCGGCGACCCGCGAGGACGACGCGACCCGAGCCGTTCAGGCCGCCACCGAGATCCACTCCGCGGTCAAGGAGGTGTCCGGCCGCATGCAGGCGCAGCTCGGGCAGAGCCTGCGGGTGCGCATCGGGATCAACTCCGGCGAGGTCTTCGTCACCCACCAGCCGGACGGGCAGTTCTCGGTCACCGGTGACGCGGTGAACGTCGCGGCGCGGCTCGAGGCGGCCGCCGGCCCCGGTGAGACGTATGTCGGTGACACGGTCGCCGACCTGGCCGGACCCACGGTCACGCTCGACTACGTCGGGCCGATCACGCACAAGGGCAAGACCGAGCCGCAGGACGTCTACAAGGTCTCCGAGAGCGGCACCCGGCACGGGGTGTTGCGCCGAACTCCCTTTGCCGGCAGGGAGATCGAGTTGCGCGACCTCGGCGCGATCGCCGACCGGTCGTTGCGCTACAGCCAGGGCTGGTTCCTGACGTATGTCGGGGAGCCCGGCATCGGCAAGAACCGCCTGGTGTCGCACTTCCTCGACGAGCGCGACGGGATGCGGGTGCTGCGTGGCACTGCCCAGCCGCTCGCGACCGACGGCAGCTACGGACCGCTCGCCAAACTGCTGTCCGCGATCGGCGACGACTGGCCGGACATCGTCACCGGCATGTTCGACGACCCGACCGCGACCGCGATCGTGCGGCGGCTGAAGTCGGCGACGGCCCGCTCCGAGGAGACCACCTCCACCGACGACATCGTCTGGGCGGTCCGCAAGGTGCTGTCCCGACTGGCACTCGCCGGCCCGATCGCGGTGGTGTGGAAGGACATCGAGTGGGCGAGCGACCCGATGCTCGACCTCATCGAGCAACTCGTCGAGCCGCTGCGCACCTATCCGGTTCTCACCATCTGCACCGCGCGTCCCGAGCTCTTCGAGCGGCGCCCGATGTGGGGCGGCGGCCAGCAGTCCCGGGTCGAGCCCGTCGACGCACTCGATGCCGCGGCGCTGCGTGAGATGGCGAGCGAGCGAATGCCCGAACTCGAAGCAGCCGCAAAGGAATCCGGCCAGTCGGTCGACGTCTCGCTCAACGCGCTCATCCGGCGCAGCGACGGCAACCCGCAGGTCTTCCAGGTGCTGCTGGAGTGCATGTGCGACGGGGAGGAGTTGCCCGTCTCGGTGCACACCCTCTTCGAGGCGACCCTGGACCGGCTCACTCCGATGGAGCGCGCATTCTGCGAAGTCGGCAGCGTCCTCGGGCGCGAGTTCTACGCCGAGGCGGTCGGGCCCGTGCGCACCGCCAGCCCCGACCCGGCCGACGACGGCAACGACGTGGCCGGGCGTCTGCGGCAGCTGAACATCCTGGAGTTCGGCGACCAGGACACCAGCGGATTCACCCGCTACCAGTTCGTGCAGTCGATGCTCATGGAGACCGCCTACCGCACACAGGCCCGCCAGGTGCGGTCCGAGCGACACGTGCGCGCGGCCGACTGGCTGGCCGCCAATGCGGAGCGACTCGACGGCTCGCAGCGGCAGGCGATCGCCGAGCACCTGCGTCAGGCGTATGACGAAATCGCAGCCGTGTCAGCCGATCTCGACCTGGTGAACGGCATCCGGGACCGCGCGGCACAGGCGGGCTTCCAGGCAGCAGAGGAGCTTGACCTGCGGGGTGAGCCAGGTGCTCGCGAGTCCTATCTCGACCTGCTGCCGCTCTATGCCAACGGCGACCCCCGCCTGCACGACGTGGCCCACCGGGCGTTCATGCGCACCGACCACATCGAGATGTCCGAGATCGAGGAGATCGTCCAGCTGCTCGACCGCAAGCTGGTGGAGTCGCCGGCCTGGCTGGTGCACCGTGAGGCGATGCTGCTCGCCGGACGACTGCAGACCGGGGTGACCCTCCCGCTCGATGGCATCGACGTGGCCACCGAACTCGTCGGTGCGTCAAGCTCTTTCGCCGACCTGGAGGGCCTTCGCTTCGATGCCGGGTGGGCGCGCGTCCTGGCCTACGGTCTCGCCGGCCGGATGAGCGAGGGACTGACCGAGGTCGGCCGGCTGAGCGACCTCGCCGAGGAGGCCGGCGACCGCCCGGTGCGCCGCCGCCTCACCTTCGCGCGGGTCGAATACGGCATGTGGAGCGACGAGCCGGTGACCACCGTGCTCGAGGACGTCGACCAGGCCCTCGCCGCCGCCGGCGCCCAGCGCGATCGCATCCTCAGCCTGCTGCCGATGCGGGTGTGGTTGCGGGCCATGCGCGGCGACCGCACCGGCGCGACGGCCGACTGGGACCGGGTGCTCGAACTGTCCAGCGGCGCGGACTATCTCGCCCGTGAGACCGACCGGTGGGCGATGGCGCTCTACAGCTTCGGCGACGCCGCCGGTGCCGCCGACGCGCTGCAGGAGAGCCTGCCGCTGCTCACCCCGATCGCGCAGCTCGACAACAGCCTCTGGATCGTGCGGCTGCGCATGCGCGCGGGGGATTTCGCGGGCGCGCTCGAGGTCTTCGACGGCGACCTCGAGGCACCGACCTTGGAGGACGACGGCTACAGCCCCGGCCTGCGGGACAGCGTCACCGGGCTGCTGCT